A single genomic interval of Crocosphaera sp. UHCC 0190 harbors:
- a CDS encoding MinD/ParA family protein, protein MTEIVSIHSYRGGTGKSNMTANLATTMAMLGKRVGIVDTDIQSPGIHILFRLDETKIHRTLNDYLWDDCEAEQIAYDVSYVLTDPNTQVNNPNGKIFLIPSSMKSEDIATILSEGYDVELLQRGFYEVSEVFDLDYLFVDTHPGLNEETLLAIGLSSTLVIILRPDQQDYLGTAVIVEVARELEVPKMLLVVNKALPDFDFGILKDKVHETYQLPVAGILPLSTEMLRLGSQGLFCLHHPDHPLTKEVQRIVSHIQG, encoded by the coding sequence ATGACCGAAATTGTTTCTATCCACTCCTATCGCGGTGGTACAGGAAAATCCAACATGACAGCTAACCTAGCAACCACCATGGCTATGTTAGGTAAGCGTGTTGGTATTGTCGATACAGACATTCAATCTCCAGGTATTCACATTCTTTTTCGCCTCGATGAAACAAAAATTCATAGAACTCTCAATGATTATCTTTGGGATGACTGTGAAGCTGAACAAATCGCTTACGATGTAAGTTATGTTCTGACCGATCCCAACACACAAGTTAATAACCCCAATGGCAAAATTTTCCTGATTCCTTCCAGCATGAAAAGTGAAGATATTGCCACAATTCTTAGTGAAGGATACGATGTAGAACTTCTACAAAGAGGGTTTTATGAAGTCAGCGAGGTCTTTGATTTAGATTATCTTTTTGTCGATACTCATCCCGGATTAAACGAAGAAACTTTGCTGGCTATTGGACTTTCTAGCACCCTGGTTATTATTTTACGTCCTGACCAACAAGACTATTTAGGAACGGCAGTTATTGTGGAAGTCGCCAGAGAATTAGAAGTTCCCAAAATGCTGCTGGTGGTTAATAAAGCATTGCCTGATTTTGACTTTGGTATTCTCAAAGATAAAGTCCATGAAACCTATCAATTACCAGTGGCGGGAATTCTTCCTTTATCTACAGAAATGCTGCGTTTAGGTAGTCAAGGACTGTTTTGTTTACATCATCCTGACCACCCTTTAACTAAGGAAGTACAACGAATTGTCTCCCATATTCAAGGCTAA
- a CDS encoding DegT/DnrJ/EryC1/StrS family aminotransferase gives MTNNPIKPFYFDITEEEIDFFAEESKKILKSGRLILGENTAEFEKAFAEYVGTKHAIAVNTGSSGLEIILRLKKAEKTTVLVPTNTNFATVAAVLRVGGQVQYLDMDETTFAPSLDMVKEAVKKGATPAISGVLWVHIGGVISPEFPQIVEYCHENGLFVLEDTAHAHGSQIKGVQAGNLGDGAAFSFFPTKIMTTFEGGMITLNDDEEDYIARSLRNQGKRGMDFGGLHTDFGNSTRMTEIHAVLGRIQLVKLPEMIKRRQKCYELITAPLREAGIKFVSTDHMDSASQYKLMVLLPEGKTIPEVKNALAAEDIFLGGTVYEIPCHLQPVFKDMCPEQSLPRAEYWCPNHICPPLTSGMTEEEAKTVGDALVRHLT, from the coding sequence ATGACCAATAACCCCATCAAACCCTTTTATTTCGATATTACAGAGGAAGAAATTGACTTTTTCGCCGAGGAGTCCAAAAAGATTCTTAAGTCCGGTAGACTCATTTTAGGGGAGAATACGGCAGAATTTGAAAAAGCCTTTGCTGAGTATGTTGGCACAAAACACGCGATCGCCGTTAATACGGGTTCATCCGGCCTCGAAATCATTTTACGTCTTAAGAAAGCAGAAAAAACAACGGTTCTAGTGCCGACAAACACTAATTTTGCTACTGTGGCCGCCGTTTTGAGGGTAGGGGGACAGGTTCAATACTTAGACATGGATGAAACCACCTTTGCACCCTCTTTAGACATGGTAAAAGAAGCGGTCAAAAAAGGGGCAACCCCCGCCATTTCTGGGGTGTTATGGGTGCATATTGGCGGTGTCATTTCCCCTGAGTTTCCCCAAATTGTAGAGTATTGTCACGAAAACGGCTTATTTGTCCTAGAAGATACGGCCCATGCTCACGGAAGTCAAATTAAGGGGGTACAGGCCGGAAATTTAGGAGATGGGGCCGCTTTTTCCTTCTTTCCCACCAAAATTATGACCACCTTTGAAGGAGGAATGATCACCCTAAACGACGATGAAGAAGACTATATCGCGCGATCGCTGAGAAACCAAGGAAAGCGAGGAATGGACTTTGGGGGGTTACATACGGACTTTGGTAATAGTACCCGTATGACGGAAATTCATGCGGTTTTAGGACGTATTCAGTTAGTTAAGTTACCAGAGATGATCAAGCGACGACAAAAGTGTTATGAGTTAATTACAGCACCCTTGAGAGAAGCAGGGATTAAGTTTGTTTCCACAGATCACATGGACAGTGCCAGTCAATATAAATTAATGGTACTGCTACCGGAAGGAAAAACCATCCCAGAGGTTAAAAACGCTTTAGCAGCAGAGGACATCTTTTTAGGGGGAACAGTTTACGAAATTCCCTGTCATTTACAACCCGTATTTAAGGATATGTGTCCCGAACAAAGTTTGCCCCGCGCTGAATATTGGTGTCCGAATCATATTTGTCCTCCGTTGACATCAGGAATGACAGAAGAAGAGGCCAAAACCGTCGGAGACGCATTAGTTAGACATTTAACCTAA
- a CDS encoding DUF433 domain-containing protein translates to MLNNSTIISVSAEIMSGTPVFAGTRVSVQTLLDYLKAGESIDDFLDGFPTVTKEQVITLLEEVEF, encoded by the coding sequence ATGTTAAACAATTCTACAATTATCAGTGTATCCGCTGAAATTATGAGTGGGACTCCCGTTTTTGCAGGTACGAGAGTCTCAGTACAAACTTTATTAGATTATTTAAAAGCAGGAGAATCCATTGATGATTTTTTAGATGGTTTTCCCACTGTCACCAAAGAACAAGTAATTACCTTACTTGAAGAAGTTGAATTTTAA
- a CDS encoding TMEM143 family protein, producing MVDKRESFIPYRRTDLINLCLEDGKLRDEDIKIFREFCEILSAFFHFRFHQTLESIKDNYVVFNPNTDIQPLNSPSLRDHEAMKIQVIAGFNYILERANYQQLPNRIIQQSLDKKSLINLKTEIDFDDFEQFFCYYRGDIDETITQKKFGFFEREKIVDILERVVLLIHFKGEGYFQAKAKKNKQEKELNFIPGKMYLYFYKNIPKLDIELLFPNIRTSMTWKDRLLFGVPAIGAAVPLILKAVPNILIIIVAISILINAPSIVEFIKVEKEKVRDIMPILVATLSLTITLGGFAFRQYNQYKSKQIKFQKEVSDTLFFKNLANNASVFQALADIAEEEECKEIILVYYHLLTSQEKFTPEQLDRKIEQWMTEKLGIDLNFDIHGPLNNLQHIHGKIVTGKSDENEQIDVPILSYDEQGNILVLPLKKARMVIDYVWDNAFQYNGC from the coding sequence ATGGTTGATAAACGAGAATCTTTTATTCCCTATCGTCGCACAGATTTGATTAATTTATGTCTGGAAGATGGAAAACTTCGGGATGAGGATATTAAGATATTTAGAGAGTTTTGTGAGATTTTATCTGCTTTCTTTCATTTTCGGTTTCATCAAACCTTAGAAAGCATTAAAGATAATTATGTTGTATTTAATCCTAATACGGATATTCAACCCTTAAATAGTCCTAGTCTTCGAGATCATGAAGCTATGAAAATTCAGGTTATTGCGGGTTTTAATTATATTTTAGAAAGAGCTAATTATCAACAGTTACCCAATAGAATTATCCAACAGTCATTAGACAAAAAATCTTTAATCAATCTCAAAACAGAGATTGATTTTGATGATTTTGAACAGTTTTTTTGTTACTATCGTGGAGACATTGATGAAACAATTACACAGAAAAAATTTGGTTTTTTTGAACGAGAAAAAATTGTTGATATTTTGGAGAGAGTCGTTTTATTAATTCACTTTAAAGGAGAGGGTTACTTTCAAGCAAAAGCTAAGAAAAATAAGCAAGAAAAAGAGTTAAATTTTATTCCAGGAAAAATGTATCTTTATTTCTATAAAAATATACCAAAACTTGATATTGAGTTACTATTTCCTAATATTAGAACTAGCATGACTTGGAAAGATAGGTTGTTATTTGGTGTACCAGCAATTGGAGCAGCAGTTCCCCTTATTTTGAAAGCAGTTCCTAATATTTTAATCATTATTGTTGCTATTTCTATTTTAATTAATGCTCCTTCAATAGTTGAATTTATTAAGGTTGAAAAAGAAAAAGTTCGTGATATTATGCCTATTTTAGTGGCAACTTTATCCTTAACTATTACATTGGGAGGATTTGCTTTTAGACAGTATAATCAATATAAAAGTAAACAAATTAAGTTTCAAAAAGAAGTTAGTGATACTTTGTTTTTTAAGAATTTAGCCAATAATGCTAGTGTTTTTCAAGCTTTAGCTGATATTGCAGAAGAAGAAGAATGTAAGGAAATTATTTTAGTTTATTATCATTTATTAACCAGTCAAGAAAAATTCACTCCTGAACAACTTGATCGGAAAATTGAACAATGGATGACGGAAAAGTTAGGAATTGATCTTAATTTTGATATTCATGGGCCATTGAATAATTTACAGCATATTCACGGTAAAATTGTTACAGGAAAAAGTGATGAAAATGAGCAAATAGATGTTCCGATTTTATCCTATGATGAGCAAGGAAATATTTTAGTTTTGCCATTAAAAAAAGCGAGAATGGTGATTGATTATGTTTGGGATAATGCGTTTCAATATAATGGGTGTTAA
- a CDS encoding S-layer homology domain-containing protein, translated as MLLKISLIIRYSILGLLITFLTACTGINGLENRLSPNPGLQKNSQQTELSQAKLPENFPTIIPQDPNSTLKEVADNSTEDKGLTRWSSQEDINTIVGFYQEQFKSNSWEITQPFDANNNILAAQKDGLDVKLSFLAANDGTVDYSLDYQRLNSTITATPSDSQPPSNPSNTGEIVNFENIPDALSSYVQEVANLGVLSLDKTGNKTLNATAIINRRTYARWLLEAYNKFYENTPAKQLRLGVKTSQPAFSDVGVNDPDFPIIQGLAEAGIIPSRLTSDSSASLFRPNAPLTREDLITWKVPLDMGKGLPKASLDNIKETWGFQDTAKIDVKAIQALYGDFQNSEQSNVRRVFGYTTLFQPKKPVTLGEAAATLWYFGYQGDGLSAKDILQK; from the coding sequence ATGTTGTTAAAAATCTCACTGATTATTCGTTATAGTATTCTTGGCTTGTTGATTACTTTCTTAACTGCTTGTACTGGCATTAATGGCTTAGAAAATCGTTTATCTCCTAACCCTGGATTACAAAAAAATTCTCAACAAACTGAACTATCTCAAGCAAAACTGCCTGAAAATTTTCCTACTATTATTCCCCAAGATCCGAATTCAACTTTAAAAGAAGTTGCCGACAATAGCACTGAAGATAAAGGTTTAACTCGTTGGTCATCTCAGGAAGATATTAACACAATTGTTGGTTTTTATCAAGAGCAATTTAAGTCTAATTCTTGGGAAATTACCCAACCTTTTGATGCTAATAATAACATATTAGCAGCGCAGAAAGATGGATTAGATGTCAAACTTTCTTTTCTTGCTGCCAATGATGGAACGGTAGACTATTCTTTAGACTATCAACGATTAAATTCTACCATAACGGCAACCCCATCAGACAGTCAACCCCCTTCTAACCCTTCTAATACGGGTGAAATTGTTAATTTTGAAAATATTCCTGATGCCTTAAGTTCCTATGTACAAGAGGTGGCTAATTTGGGGGTTTTAAGTCTTGATAAAACAGGGAATAAAACTTTAAATGCAACGGCAATTATTAATCGTCGAACCTATGCCAGATGGTTACTTGAAGCTTATAATAAATTCTATGAAAATACACCAGCAAAACAACTTCGTTTAGGGGTTAAAACCTCTCAACCTGCTTTCTCTGATGTTGGGGTTAATGATCCTGATTTTCCCATTATTCAAGGGTTAGCTGAAGCAGGGATCATTCCCTCTCGTTTAACCTCCGATAGTAGTGCTTCTTTGTTTCGTCCTAATGCACCTTTAACGAGAGAAGATTTAATTACTTGGAAGGTTCCTTTAGACATGGGTAAAGGTTTACCGAAAGCATCTCTTGATAATATCAAAGAAACTTGGGGTTTCCAAGATACGGCAAAAATTGATGTTAAAGCAATACAAGCTTTATATGGAGATTTTCAAAATAGTGAACAGTCTAATGTGCGTCGTGTCTTTGGTTATACTACCCTTTTTCAACCCAAAAAACCTGTTACTTTAGGAGAAGCTGCGGCTACTTTATGGTATTTTGGTTATCAAGGAGATGGACTTTCTGCTAAGGATATTTTACAGAAATAG
- a CDS encoding HD family phosphohydrolase gives MKTLQFLTQHLEKLRQQYQNSRGLFSREGKTTDPKKTATSLPSSNWLGKLHKSQSIRNIHPPVMWGLAVISLTSVIGYRFYNQPQLSVGTVSPVRIIAPKNGTFEDSQTTEEKRKEVRTGVVPVLQRDVQLTTQLKLNLSETMGEIDQLRQQTAPFPFINPKIIPLSTQQYLRTATEKDWQTVVTRLTTGNKATSLSQKTQELQPPLTTAIAQLDNYGQTTSTATLKGLLETIKQSRQRYAKATSEKASLKLSPLSSELIRLFLNLDDQTWNKTQKTLITTLQKILTQGIPPGMPDYLLTDIITIQLDSSLSSSAQQGATGLLMKILQNQHNLTVDKEETKRRAEQAAQAVEPVIVEVKAGDVIVEAGENITQEEFVLLDSFKLSRRGINWFGLGVSAVLVAGTVTAFCVISYRLHRPMRRRDHLLLCLLSLSTPLLGIFNLGYTNLPAVGLLTSSFYGPTLAITQVVLLSGLSTFAATTINWSYVLAGTAGGLLAALMAGRLRSRDELARLGGAIGLLQGSVYFLGYLIAAPVAGTIWSAILPGAILYGLSGMAWSVMALGISPYLERIFDLVTPIRLVELANPNCALLKRLAMETPGTFQHTLFVACLAEAAARELHCNVELVRAGTLYHDIGKMHDPLGFIENQMGAPNKHDEMNDPWASIEIIKKHVSEGLVMADKYGLPRVIRDFIPEHQGTLLISYFYYQAKQEAERNGTEPISEADFRYAGPVPQSRETGILMLADGCEAALRSLKEATPETALAMIHKIFKARWRDNQLTDCGIKYEELPIIAEVFVKVWQQFHHQRIVYPKGALEHQSTSKSN, from the coding sequence ATGAAAACGCTCCAATTCTTAACGCAACACTTAGAGAAACTACGACAACAGTACCAAAACAGTCGTGGTTTATTCTCAAGGGAGGGGAAGACAACAGACCCCAAAAAAACAGCCACATCTCTCCCATCGTCGAATTGGCTCGGAAAACTGCACAAGTCTCAGTCTATCAGAAACATTCACCCACCCGTAATGTGGGGGTTAGCTGTGATATCTTTGACCAGTGTGATCGGTTATCGCTTCTATAACCAGCCTCAGCTATCGGTGGGAACGGTTTCCCCAGTTAGGATTATTGCACCGAAGAATGGTACTTTTGAAGATTCCCAAACCACTGAAGAAAAACGCAAAGAAGTCCGCACAGGGGTCGTTCCCGTCTTACAACGGGATGTACAATTAACCACCCAACTCAAATTAAACTTGTCAGAAACCATGGGGGAGATTGACCAATTACGGCAACAAACCGCCCCTTTTCCCTTCATTAACCCTAAAATCATTCCCCTCTCGACCCAACAATATTTACGCACGGCGACGGAAAAAGACTGGCAAACTGTCGTCACACGATTAACCACAGGGAACAAAGCCACCTCATTATCTCAAAAAACCCAAGAGTTACAACCTCCCTTAACAACGGCGATCGCCCAATTAGATAATTATGGTCAAACCACCTCAACTGCCACCCTCAAAGGGCTTCTAGAAACGATTAAACAGTCTCGTCAACGCTATGCTAAGGCCACCTCAGAAAAGGCTAGTTTAAAGCTTTCTCCCCTGAGTTCCGAACTCATCAGACTCTTTTTAAACCTCGATGATCAGACTTGGAATAAAACCCAAAAAACTCTAATAACCACCTTACAGAAAATTTTAACCCAAGGAATTCCCCCAGGAATGCCGGATTATTTGCTAACAGATATCATTACTATTCAATTAGACAGTTCCCTGTCCTCTTCGGCCCAGCAAGGGGCCACGGGACTGTTGATGAAAATTCTACAAAATCAGCATAATTTAACGGTAGATAAAGAAGAAACGAAGCGACGGGCAGAACAAGCGGCCCAAGCCGTTGAACCCGTAATTGTCGAAGTTAAGGCCGGCGATGTGATCGTTGAAGCGGGAGAAAACATTACCCAAGAAGAATTTGTCCTTCTTGATAGTTTCAAGCTTAGTCGTCGGGGCATTAATTGGTTTGGGTTGGGGGTGTCTGCCGTTTTGGTGGCCGGGACAGTTACCGCTTTTTGTGTCATCAGTTATCGTCTTCACCGTCCCATGCGTCGGCGAGATCATCTTTTGTTGTGTTTGTTGAGTTTGAGTACACCGCTACTGGGAATTTTTAATTTAGGCTATACTAATCTACCCGCCGTAGGGTTACTCACCAGCAGCTTTTATGGCCCCACCTTGGCTATTACTCAAGTTGTTCTGTTAAGTGGTTTATCGACCTTTGCTGCAACCACTATTAATTGGAGTTATGTCTTAGCGGGAACAGCTGGGGGACTCTTGGCCGCTTTGATGGCAGGGCGACTGCGTTCACGGGATGAATTAGCCCGTTTAGGGGGTGCAATTGGTCTTTTACAAGGTAGTGTTTACTTTTTAGGTTATTTAATTGCGGCACCAGTGGCGGGAACTATCTGGTCGGCCATTTTGCCGGGGGCAATTCTTTATGGGTTATCGGGCATGGCCTGGAGTGTGATGGCCTTGGGAATTTCCCCTTATTTAGAACGGATTTTTGATTTAGTTACCCCTATTCGTTTGGTAGAACTGGCTAACCCTAATTGTGCGCTGTTGAAACGCTTGGCAATGGAAACCCCTGGAACTTTTCAACATACCTTATTTGTGGCTTGTTTGGCGGAAGCAGCAGCCCGTGAATTACACTGTAATGTGGAATTGGTCAGGGCGGGGACTTTATATCATGATATTGGCAAAATGCACGATCCCCTAGGATTTATTGAAAATCAAATGGGTGCGCCTAATAAACATGATGAAATGAATGATCCTTGGGCCAGTATCGAGATTATTAAAAAGCACGTTTCTGAAGGGTTAGTTATGGCGGATAAGTATGGACTGCCTCGCGTTATTCGTGATTTTATTCCTGAACATCAAGGGACTTTGCTGATTTCCTATTTTTATTATCAGGCAAAACAAGAGGCGGAAAGAAATGGAACGGAACCCATTTCTGAAGCAGATTTTCGTTATGCTGGCCCTGTTCCTCAGTCACGGGAAACGGGTATTCTTATGTTGGCTGATGGCTGTGAAGCGGCATTAAGGTCTTTAAAAGAAGCGACTCCAGAAACGGCATTGGCGATGATTCATAAGATTTTTAAGGCCCGTTGGCGGGATAATCAATTAACAGATTGTGGTATTAAATATGAGGAGTTACCAATAATTGCTGAGGTTTTTGTTAAGGTATGGCAGCAATTTCACCATCAACGCATTGTTTATCCTAAAGGTGCTTTGGAACATCAAAGCACCAGTAAATCTAATTAA
- a CDS encoding DUF1517 domain-containing protein, translated as MLRKTTNLLLTTLLAIATINSIEIPKTQLTSSNLLNFQSEAQARSSGGRSRGGSFSRSSKSSSKSSSSSSSTSPKKTSRVRVYSDNNPTYYHSRSRTGSGTPMGATGTTIFLGILFFGVSGIIIFLILKSVSNASNNKSTTESSNRELDNDIFTISQLQVALLASAKDVQLELTELSLRANTSTEEGLRELLQESILVLLRHSEYWSHGLGSSEKIKLDQAEAKFESLSLEQRSKLSQETLRNVGGNIQEKTVLAPEDESAMYIVVTLLVGTAHDRPLFKDIQTTEALETALKTLAAMPPDYLLKLELLWSPQAENDSLTYDEFITEYTQMVQLV; from the coding sequence ATGTTAAGAAAAACAACAAATCTTTTATTAACAACTTTATTAGCGATCGCCACCATAAACAGCATCGAGATTCCCAAAACTCAACTAACCTCATCAAATTTACTTAATTTTCAGTCAGAGGCCCAGGCCAGAAGTAGTGGGGGACGGAGTCGAGGAGGATCATTTAGTCGCAGTTCAAAAAGTTCCTCAAAATCTAGTTCTAGTAGCAGTTCAACCTCTCCCAAAAAAACCTCAAGAGTCCGAGTTTATTCTGATAACAATCCCACTTATTATCATAGTCGATCTCGCACTGGAAGCGGAACCCCCATGGGGGCCACCGGGACGACTATTTTTTTAGGAATTCTCTTTTTTGGGGTGTCAGGAATTATCATTTTTCTCATCCTAAAAAGTGTTTCAAATGCGAGTAATAATAAGTCTACAACAGAATCATCAAATCGAGAATTAGACAATGATATTTTTACTATTTCTCAGTTACAAGTCGCCTTATTAGCATCAGCAAAAGATGTCCAATTAGAGTTAACAGAACTGAGTTTAAGGGCGAATACTAGCACCGAAGAAGGGTTAAGAGAATTGTTACAAGAGTCCATTTTAGTCTTACTGAGACATTCTGAATATTGGAGTCATGGATTAGGCAGTTCTGAAAAAATCAAGCTTGATCAAGCTGAAGCAAAATTTGAAAGCTTATCCTTAGAACAACGCAGTAAATTAAGCCAAGAAACCTTAAGGAATGTTGGGGGAAATATCCAAGAAAAAACAGTTCTAGCTCCTGAAGATGAATCTGCCATGTATATTGTGGTAACATTATTAGTAGGAACGGCCCATGATCGTCCCCTATTTAAAGATATTCAAACCACAGAAGCATTAGAAACAGCCTTAAAAACTTTAGCAGCAATGCCCCCTGATTATTTACTAAAATTAGAATTATTGTGGAGTCCGCAAGCAGAAAATGATAGCTTAACCTATGATGAATTTATTACTGAATACACCCAAATGGTACAATTAGTTTAA
- a CDS encoding fatty acyl-AMP ligase: MTQSLEKSLTTPTTLIELLRLRATNTPDGHGYTFLIDGKTETPPLTYGELDRQAKAIATLLQKYEARGERALLLYPQGLEVIAAFCGCLYAGVIAIPVPPPESGRLKRTLPRLRAIVKDANAKFALTTEGILSLVENVKDEFPEFNQMNWIDTATVDLSLAEHWQDPQVDKDELAYLQYTSGSTSTPKGVMLSHFNLMHHAHYLQRACGYDENSITHTWMPYFHDYGLVEGMMVPLYNGTPCYLMSPFSFIKRPIQWLRNITKYKVTHSQAPNFAYDLCIRRVKPQEIPQLNLSSWQAAGNAAEPINPRVMANFVETFSPCGFEWETFAPAYGLAEYTLLVSTKPKGSHPVFACLDASALEQDKIVDADPEQEKGIRVLASCGQLVCETKVAIVHPDTLTRCAADEVGEIWVSDPSMAQGYWQRQEETENTFGAYIKETQEGPFLRTGDLGFLKEGELYITGRMKDLIIIRGTNHYPQDLEWTVQHLDPVFRSDYGAAFSIENGGEEHLVIVQEIERRTGDLDTEKLLGDIRQEIAEEHEIQTYAIVLAKSGTVLKTASGKIQRRACRQNFLNGNINIMAVWSENTDVTSRFSVKNED, from the coding sequence ATGACTCAAAGCTTAGAAAAATCCTTAACCACCCCAACTACCCTCATTGAATTATTACGTCTACGGGCCACCAACACCCCAGACGGCCACGGTTATACCTTCCTTATTGACGGCAAAACAGAAACTCCTCCCCTTACCTACGGAGAATTAGATCGACAAGCAAAAGCGATCGCCACCTTACTCCAAAAATACGAAGCTAGAGGGGAACGGGCCCTATTATTGTACCCCCAAGGGTTAGAAGTCATTGCCGCGTTTTGTGGGTGTTTATATGCAGGAGTGATCGCCATTCCTGTCCCCCCACCAGAGTCGGGAAGACTCAAGCGCACCTTACCCCGTTTACGGGCTATTGTCAAAGATGCCAATGCTAAATTTGCCCTCACCACAGAAGGTATTTTATCCCTGGTAGAAAACGTCAAAGACGAATTTCCCGAATTTAATCAAATGAATTGGATCGACACCGCAACGGTTGATCTTTCCTTAGCTGAGCATTGGCAAGATCCCCAAGTAGACAAAGATGAACTGGCTTACCTACAATACACCTCTGGTTCAACTTCTACCCCCAAAGGCGTAATGCTCTCTCACTTTAATTTAATGCACCATGCCCACTATTTACAACGGGCCTGCGGTTATGATGAAAACAGCATTACCCATACTTGGATGCCCTATTTTCATGATTATGGTTTAGTAGAAGGCATGATGGTTCCCCTCTACAACGGAACACCCTGTTATCTCATGTCTCCCTTTTCCTTTATCAAGCGTCCCATTCAATGGCTACGCAATATAACTAAATACAAAGTTACTCATTCCCAAGCTCCCAACTTTGCCTATGATCTCTGTATTCGTCGGGTTAAACCCCAAGAGATCCCCCAACTTAATTTAAGCAGTTGGCAAGCAGCAGGAAATGCCGCCGAACCCATTAATCCTAGAGTAATGGCCAATTTTGTGGAAACCTTCTCTCCTTGTGGGTTTGAATGGGAAACCTTTGCTCCTGCTTACGGGTTGGCAGAATATACTTTACTGGTATCAACTAAACCCAAAGGGAGTCATCCTGTTTTTGCTTGTTTAGACGCTTCTGCTTTGGAACAGGATAAAATTGTGGATGCTGACCCGGAACAAGAGAAAGGTATTCGGGTTTTAGCGAGTTGTGGCCAGTTGGTTTGTGAGACAAAAGTTGCCATTGTTCACCCTGATACTTTAACCCGTTGTGCTGCAGATGAAGTAGGAGAAATTTGGGTATCTGACCCCAGTATGGCCCAAGGTTATTGGCAACGACAAGAAGAAACAGAAAATACCTTTGGGGCTTATATTAAAGAGACTCAAGAAGGGCCTTTTTTAAGAACCGGAGATTTAGGGTTTCTTAAAGAGGGGGAACTCTATATCACGGGACGGATGAAAGATTTAATTATCATTCGAGGAACCAATCATTATCCCCAAGATCTTGAATGGACAGTGCAACATCTTGATCCAGTTTTTCGCTCAGATTATGGAGCAGCTTTTTCCATTGAAAACGGAGGAGAAGAACATTTAGTAATTGTCCAAGAGATTGAACGGCGTACAGGTGATTTAGATACAGAAAAATTATTAGGAGATATTCGCCAAGAAATCGCTGAAGAACATGAAATCCAAACTTATGCTATTGTTTTAGCTAAATCGGGAACTGTATTAAAAACAGCCAGTGGTAAAATTCAGCGTCGCGCTTGTCGTCAAAACTTCCTGAATGGAAACATTAATATAATGGCAGTTTGGAGTGAAAATACTGATGTTACCAGTCGGTTTTCCGTAAAAAATGAAGACTAA
- a CDS encoding DUF192 domain-containing protein produces the protein MNKTINLIIVCSLLLLGCSPSTEAKFKDNSSSVISQGNGQKLPIEATINVGEKVIELEVAKTPEQQQIGLMYRKSIEKNQGMIFLFEELRPVRFWMKNVTIPLDMIFLANGKVKAVISEVPPCNSDPCPTYGPETLVNQVIELGGGQARELGIKEGDKLDVKFLDNSQ, from the coding sequence ATGAATAAAACAATTAACTTAATTATTGTATGCAGCTTATTATTATTAGGCTGTTCCCCTTCAACAGAAGCGAAATTTAAGGACAATTCTTCGTCAGTTATTTCCCAAGGGAATGGTCAAAAATTACCCATTGAAGCTACAATTAATGTCGGAGAAAAAGTTATAGAATTAGAAGTTGCTAAAACACCAGAACAACAACAAATTGGTTTAATGTATCGTAAATCTATTGAGAAAAATCAAGGCATGATTTTTCTATTTGAGGAACTTAGACCCGTGCGTTTTTGGATGAAAAATGTTACGATTCCTCTAGATATGATTTTTCTGGCCAATGGCAAAGTCAAAGCCGTTATCTCGGAAGTTCCCCCCTGTAACAGTGATCCCTGTCCCACTTACGGCCCTGAGACGTTGGTCAACCAAGTCATTGAACTTGGGGGTGGACAAGCCAGAGAATTAGGGATCAAGGAAGGAGATAAACTAGATGTTAAGTTTTTGGATAATTCTCAATAG
- a CDS encoding DUF2949 domain-containing protein, with product MTNTTYTLFLRFLREELALSADSIAIAQRSVEQTQGPLPMLLWQYGLITLHELDRIYDWLEEA from the coding sequence ATGACAAACACCACTTACACACTATTTTTACGCTTTTTACGCGAAGAATTAGCCTTGTCTGCTGACTCAATTGCGATCGCACAACGCTCCGTTGAACAAACCCAGGGCCCTTTACCCATGTTACTCTGGCAATATGGATTAATTACTTTACATGAGCTAGATCGGATTTATGATTGGTTAGAGGAGGCGTAA